A window from Candidatus Binatus sp. encodes these proteins:
- a CDS encoding papain-like cysteine protease family protein, which yields MPLKIADADATMIPVDTEPSQIPAGDVVQLPIPYVQQIPGPGQKPYAELCWAACCAMVTQALNKCYPDKYSALPQTICRVASTTLGKDCCPNPGDAGCDVTADVNTVYQKCGLPCTQWSNYFEWDAVKQEIGIGRRPIEVYFLWTRGGSHVALISGYKSSTQELFVLDPLYGTGWTRYADVLAAYGLGNWTQSYYGIGFSLG from the coding sequence ATGCCTTTGAAGATCGCCGATGCGGACGCTACCATGATTCCAGTCGACACGGAGCCGAGCCAAATACCTGCGGGAGATGTGGTGCAGCTGCCGATCCCATACGTACAGCAGATACCGGGTCCTGGACAAAAACCATACGCAGAGCTGTGCTGGGCGGCCTGCTGTGCAATGGTTACACAGGCGCTGAATAAATGTTACCCCGACAAATATTCGGCGCTTCCGCAGACGATCTGCCGAGTTGCGTCGACAACTCTCGGAAAAGACTGCTGTCCGAACCCGGGCGACGCGGGGTGCGACGTTACGGCGGACGTTAACACCGTCTACCAGAAATGTGGGCTTCCATGCACGCAGTGGAGCAACTATTTCGAATGGGATGCTGTAAAACAGGAGATCGGTATCGGCAGGAGACCGATCGAAGTGTATTTCCTGTGGACCAGAGGCGGATCCCACGTCGCTCTGATCAGCGGCTATAAAAGCAGCACCCAAGAACTATTCGTTCTTGATCCGCTCTATGGCACGGGGTGGACGCGCTATGCGGACGTTCTCGCCGCCTATGGTTTGGGGAATTGGACCCAAAGCTATTACGGAATCGGGTTCAGTCTTGGCTAG